Genomic segment of Ralstonia pickettii:
TCGTTCTCAATCCGCGCAAGCCGATCAAGGGCCTGGCCGACTCAAAAATTCTGACCGCCAAGAAGCGGGAAGCGCTCTACGACGAGATCGTCGAAAAGGCGCTCGCCTGGCACGTGGCCGAAGCCACCGTCGAGGAAATCGATCGCATCAACATCCTGCACGCAACCATGCTCGCCATGCAGCGCGCGGTGCATGGCGTGGCCGCACTGGGCACGCTGCCCGATCTCGTGCAGGTGGACGGCAATCGTTGCCCGCAGGTGGCGTTTGCGGTGGAGGCCGTCGTCAAGGGCGATGCGCTGGTGCCGGCCATTTCAGCGGCGTCCATCCTGGCGAAGGTCACGCGCGATCGGCAGTTGGCCGCGCTGCATGTCGAGTTTCCGCTCTACGGTTTTGACGTCCATGCCGGCTATGGCACACCGCAGCATCTGGCCGCCATCGACCTGCATGGCGTGACGCCGCATCATCGCCGCTCGTTCGCGCCCGTGCGCCGTGCACTGGATGGGATGAGTGCGATCAGCATCGAAACCACCGCTGCAGTCAGCGCCTGGGACGACTGACCTTTTTCTGCTGGGCCCATTCGTGAAGCACATCACTTCCCGCGACAACGCGGTGTTCAAGCATCTCAAGGCGCTTTCGGGCTCGACGCAGCATCGTCGGCGCGCGGGGCAATCCGTGCTCGATGGCGTGCACCTTGTCGCTGCGTATCTGGATGCGGGCCACATGCCGGCGCAATGCCTGGTGTCGGAGCGCCATATCCGGCACCCGGAAGTGGCCGCGGTGCTCGATCGCGTCGATCCGGACACCGTCATCCTGCTGGCCGACAACCTGTTTGGGCAACTCACCACCGTCGTCAATGGCGTCGATCTGATGGCCTTGGTCGAGACGCCGGAAGGCAAGTTGCCGCAGACCATTGATGCGGACTGCGTGATCCTGGACGGCATTCAGGATGCCGGCAACGTCGGTTCCATCCTGCGGTGTGCGGCCGCAGCCGGCGTGCGCGATGTGTTCATGACGCCGGGCTGCGCGTTCGCGTGGTCGGCAAAGACTCTGCGCGCCGCCATGGGTGCGCATTTCCACCTGAACATCGTTGAGCACTGCACGTTCGAGAGCGTGCATTCGCGCCTGCAGGTGCCGCTGCTGGCCACGTCTTCCCACGCCAAGCAGGCTGTCTTCGATGTGCCGCTCAATGCACCCGTCGGCTGGGTGTTCGGAAACGAAGGCGCGGGCGTGTCGGAGGAATGGCTTTCTGCCGTGACGACGCCCGTGACGATTCCCCAGCCGGGCGGCATGGAGTCGCTCAATGTGGCTGCCGCAGCAGCGATCTGCCTGTTTGAGGCCGTGCGACAACGCCGCGCGGGCTAAATCTCTCTTTTTTCTGTCGATTACCGGTCATACGGCGTTTTCAAACGCCAGAAAAGTCCCGCATTGACTTTGACATTGAGTAATGGAACATTGGGCGCGGCGCCATCGAGCGCCCTCGATACCCAGACTCAAGGAGACCGGCATGCCGAACCCCACCCTGGCGCGCGTCCTTGTCGACGAACTCGCCCAGTTTCGCGAAATCCAGCAGCTCGCTTACGCGTGCGTCGAAGCCGTCGGCGGCATGCTGCGCCCCGGCATGACCGAGAAGGACGCGGCCAAGCTGCTCACCGAGTGGCT
This window contains:
- the rnhB gene encoding ribonuclease HII; this encodes MASRKPNPDQLGLLLSQEPAAKRARRILCGVDEAGRGPLAGPVTAAAVVLNPRKPIKGLADSKILTAKKREALYDEIVEKALAWHVAEATVEEIDRINILHATMLAMQRAVHGVAALGTLPDLVQVDGNRCPQVAFAVEAVVKGDALVPAISAASILAKVTRDRQLAALHVEFPLYGFDVHAGYGTPQHLAAIDLHGVTPHHRRSFAPVRRALDGMSAISIETTAAVSAWDD
- a CDS encoding TrmH family RNA methyltransferase; the protein is MKHITSRDNAVFKHLKALSGSTQHRRRAGQSVLDGVHLVAAYLDAGHMPAQCLVSERHIRHPEVAAVLDRVDPDTVILLADNLFGQLTTVVNGVDLMALVETPEGKLPQTIDADCVILDGIQDAGNVGSILRCAAAAGVRDVFMTPGCAFAWSAKTLRAAMGAHFHLNIVEHCTFESVHSRLQVPLLATSSHAKQAVFDVPLNAPVGWVFGNEGAGVSEEWLSAVTTPVTIPQPGGMESLNVAAAAAICLFEAVRQRRAG